The Tolypothrix sp. PCC 7712 region CGATCGCTCTCTTGTCTGTGTGGTTGTTCTAAAGGTGGAAGTTTTGGTTTGCGATCGCCTACGGTGGGCGGAACGCCATCGCCTATACTTGGGCGTAGCCCATCGCGCAGGTTATTGAGATAAAGTGGATTTTTGGCTACTAAGGTGTCTGCTGTCGCACCAGAAAGCAACGTTGTCATCCGTTCAAAGGAGACTTCGGTTTGCTTGTACAATGCGATGAATCGCCCTAAAGAGTTGAAAAAGCCAGTCACAAAGGCCAGATTATAAATAAATAGAGCAAAATCACCTACAGTCAAGTTGCTAGTTTTGCTCTGAATTAATACAGCAGCTAGCAGCAAAATTAAACCCGTTCCTAGGTTTACCATGTTTTGAAATACAGAATCTAACATGGCATTTAATAAACTATCTCTCACCATTACTTGGCGGCGTTGATCATTGAGAGTGCGAAAATGATCCAGCACATCTTGTTCTGCACCAGCTACTTTAATTGCTTGCACTGAACTAAAGATTTCGCCTAAAATTCCTGTTACTTTCTCTGTTGCTTGGCGGCTAGCCTTGCGGTATCTTTTAATGTAAGTTTCTGCTTTTTGAATAATGGCGATCGCACCAAGCAAAGGCAGAAACACACACAAGGTCATTTGGACATTAACGCTTAATAAAATTCCTAGACAAAGAATAGCAAATATTCCTTCTCCCAGCAGTTCTGAAACCCATGCTACATTGTCTTCTATTTGTTGAGCATCATCCCGAAAATAACTAATAATTTCCCCTTGAGATACAGCTTTTTCTGCCTCGCTGTTAACAATCACAGGTTGAGCAGTAGGATTATTTAATAAACGTTCTAATAGATTGCGTCGTAGCAACGAACTCATGGTAAAACGGTGCTGGGTTTTGGTTAAGCGCCCAGCAAATATTGTCCCAATATGCCCTAAATGTAGAGTTACCAACAACACAATCCATGCTACAGGTGTTAACCCAAATTGTGCTTTATTTGTGAGGCTATTAAAGAATTCTCGGATAATTAATCCAGGGATTGCAGGCAAGCCCATAATTAAAATCCAGAAGCAAGTATCGATTGTGTATAGTTTTGGTTGATAGCAAATTAAGTTCCATAATAATTTCCACCCTTGGGCTTTTTTAGTCGCGGATAACATAATATTTAGTCATTACAAGAAGAGTGTGAGGCAATACTGCTCGGTTAAGGATTTTCAACTCGGAATTTGGTTTGGGGAAAAGGTGAAAGGGTAAGGGTTAAAGGTTTTTTCTTGCCCCTTTTACCCTTCTCCTTTTCCCCTTAACCGACAAGTATTGGAGTGTGAGGTTAATTAGTGTCACCAAAATTAAACTAATAAATCTGTCAAACCAGTCTTGAGTAATTGAGCAAAGCGGGAATGGGAATTTTGCATTAATTCGTCTCGCAATCCATATTCGCTGACCCGACCTTTATCTAAAATGAGGATTTGATTTGCTCTTTGTACGGTTGCTAATCGGTGCGCGATAATGATGCCTGTACGTCCAATTAATAGCCGATCTATAGCTTTTTCAATCAGTTTTTCTGTGATGGGATCGAGGCGTGAGGATGCTTCATCTAAGATGACAAGACCAGGGTCTTTCAGAAAAACCCGGGCAAATGCTAATAATTGCGCTTGTCCTGCTGATAAGCCGCTACTATCAGGCCCCAATTCAGTGTCTAAGTCTTTGGGTAATGAATGTAGCCATGCAGATAATCCCAACATCTCTAAGGTTTCATAGATGCGCTCGTCGCTAATATTTTGGTTAAAGAAGGTGAGATTGTTGCGAACTGTGGTTTGGAATAATTGCACATTCTGAGTTACTAGTCCGACGTGCTGGGGTAAGTCTGTTAAAGGAGTCTGGTTGATAGGCACATTTCCCAAGCTAATTATTCCTGATTGTGCGTCATATAACCTGAGTAATAGGCGCGCTAGTGTGGTTTTACCGCTACCTGTACGTCCTAATAGCCCCAACACATGGCCGGGTGGTAAATGAAAAGATATATCTTGCAGGATTAATTCTGGTTTTGTATTTGGCTTTGTGATGCGTAGCCTCGTAGAGGCTTGTCCTTTGACATCGCTATAGCTGAATGAGACATTGGCAAATGTCACAGAAAGTGCGCCATGAGATAGTTTCTGTTCACCTCCAACACTCAGTGGCGATCGCACTTGAAATAAGTCTTGAATACGATAGATACTAGCTTCCGCTTGTTGCAAATCTTCTAACTGAGTGCGGATTTGCTCAATTGGTTCGCTTAAAAGTGTAGTGTAATAGAAAAATATGTATGCAGTGCCGATGGAAATTGCTTTTTGATTCCAAAGGTAGAGAGCTACAGCTAAAGCAATCACATTACCTAGAGTAAAGATACCGTTAGTTGTCGTCCAGAGGATTGTATCTGCAAAGCGGGCTTTGTGATAGGTTGGTAGCCAGCGTTGCAGAATCTGATAGAAGCGGTGCATCACATAACTTTTTGCACCGTTTGCTCTGATGTCTTCAATACCAGTTAATTGCTCACCTAAAAACCCAAAAAACTCTGCGTTGACTTGGCGATAGCTTCCCCAATAGGGAACGGCGATGGAACGCAGACTAATTAGAGTAGATAATGCTGTAATGGCGAACAATGAAATAGCCATCCCAGCTCGCCAATCTTCGGCGAACATCACCACAATTACACCCAAAATCAGTAGCAAACTACCTAAGATGTAAACGCTAAATTTCGAGAAAAACTTAGAAAGATTTTGAATATCTCCGTCTACTCGTTCTACTAATTCACCAGGTGTAGTCATCTTGTGAAAAGATAAATCGAGTTTCAGACAATGCTCCACTAAATCGGCACGTAAGGCATTAGTGGCTGTCCAAGCAACGTTTTCGCCGTAGTATGTAGCGGCAATTGACATTAATTGCGTTAATATAGCTACGCCAATAAACAGAAATGCGGCTAAGAATAATTTCTGCACTGAACCGCCTGCTACAGCTGTATCAATGAAATTACGTAGAATTTGCGGGTTGAGCAACTGCAAGCCAATACTAGCTAATAGCGCGATCGCAAACTTGACAACGCGCCCCTTTTGAGGCTTGAGATAGTCTATTAATAAATCCCCAAACTGTTTTAGACCAATTTTCATAACGTCGCCAAATATCAGCCAGAAATGTTCTGGATGTTGTATTCCAATCAGAACTAATTGAGAAAAATATGCAAAAACAGTATACTATATAAATGCTTAGGGACATCCAAATAAAAAAATATCCCAGTATGTATTGTGGGGTGGACATCTTGTCCGCCCAGTTTATGTGGCGGGCATCTTGCCTGCCACACAAGATGGAATAATTTATTTCTTGGAAATCCCTTAACAACCTAGGAAGAATTCTTTTCTACTAATTTAGTGCTAATTAATTTCAATAAAATTAGGATTTGCTGACTTTAGAGACCTCCACAAAAAGAAATGCCCAATTGTCATTGCGAATGTAGCGTTCGCGTAGCGTCCCGTTCGCGTAGCGTCTCCGTCAGGAGAAGGGAAGCGAAATGAAGCAACCGCAAAATATTGGGATTGCTTCACTACACTCCGTTTCGCTCGCAATGACAGCTTTTGGATCAATCATTCTGTGGAGTTCTCTTAGCAGTACAAAAAGGCAAACTAGCAAAAATTCATCGTTCCAAATCCGAGTGACTGACTATTGTTAATTTTTTGTGGTGTGTAGGTCATATGGTGAGCAATCAGACTCATAACAAGTGCCGTTTCTGTTCAGAGATTTCCCAAGCTAATGGTGAAGACCCTATTGGTTCTGCGAATGCAGTGGCACAATATTTAATTATTGAAACTCAACAACCTTGGCCAGATCTGATGTGGATTGAAGCTGAACCTATGCCGCCAGGGGTTGTGGAAGCATTGAATTTTTTGAACTATGTTACCGAACCGGAGAATATTCGGCCGTTGGCGATCGCGCCTGATCGAGAATACTCTATACCTGGTTATAAGCATGTATTCCACTACCGCCAACCAGCCGGGTTATTTGCTGAGTATGAGAAACAAGCATTTCTCGTACCGGATGCTGAAATTGGTGCTTTAGCGCTAGCTTTAATCAAAGAACCAGAAAAGCTCGGAGATTTTGAACAATATCGGCAAGATAGTAATCATATTAGAGAATTACTTGTTTGCATCCACGGCAACGTTGATGTTGCTTGTAGCAGATTTGGTTATCC contains the following coding sequences:
- a CDS encoding ATP-binding cassette domain-containing protein, which codes for MLSATKKAQGWKLLWNLICYQPKLYTIDTCFWILIMGLPAIPGLIIREFFNSLTNKAQFGLTPVAWIVLLVTLHLGHIGTIFAGRLTKTQHRFTMSSLLRRNLLERLLNNPTAQPVIVNSEAEKAVSQGEIISYFRDDAQQIEDNVAWVSELLGEGIFAILCLGILLSVNVQMTLCVFLPLLGAIAIIQKAETYIKRYRKASRQATEKVTGILGEIFSSVQAIKVAGAEQDVLDHFRTLNDQRRQVMVRDSLLNAMLDSVFQNMVNLGTGLILLLAAVLIQSKTSNLTVGDFALFIYNLAFVTGFFNSLGRFIALYKQTEVSFERMTTLLSGATADTLVAKNPLYLNNLRDGLRPSIGDGVPPTVGDRKPKLPPLEQPHRQESDRLQLLTISNLTYHYPGTNQGITDISFQLQRGSLTVITGRIGSGKTTLIRTLLGLLPKQAGAIYWNGLLVEDPANFFVPPRSAYTPQIPQLFSYTLRENILLGLEKDDSEIEKALKMSVFEQDLATMNHKMETLVGAKGVRLSGGQLQRLAAARMFVRQPELLVFDDLSSALDIETELALWSRIFNNNSEKQNWTPTCLVVSHRRYVLRRADQIIMMKAGRIVAQGKFENILANEQADWIF
- a CDS encoding ABC transporter ATP-binding protein, with product MKIGLKQFGDLLIDYLKPQKGRVVKFAIALLASIGLQLLNPQILRNFIDTAVAGGSVQKLFLAAFLFIGVAILTQLMSIAATYYGENVAWTATNALRADLVEHCLKLDLSFHKMTTPGELVERVDGDIQNLSKFFSKFSVYILGSLLLILGVIVVMFAEDWRAGMAISLFAITALSTLISLRSIAVPYWGSYRQVNAEFFGFLGEQLTGIEDIRANGAKSYVMHRFYQILQRWLPTYHKARFADTILWTTTNGIFTLGNVIALAVALYLWNQKAISIGTAYIFFYYTTLLSEPIEQIRTQLEDLQQAEASIYRIQDLFQVRSPLSVGGEQKLSHGALSVTFANVSFSYSDVKGQASTRLRITKPNTKPELILQDISFHLPPGHVLGLLGRTGSGKTTLARLLLRLYDAQSGIISLGNVPINQTPLTDLPQHVGLVTQNVQLFQTTVRNNLTFFNQNISDERIYETLEMLGLSAWLHSLPKDLDTELGPDSSGLSAGQAQLLAFARVFLKDPGLVILDEASSRLDPITEKLIEKAIDRLLIGRTGIIIAHRLATVQRANQILILDKGRVSEYGLRDELMQNSHSRFAQLLKTGLTDLLV